From Tamandua tetradactyla isolate mTamTet1 chromosome 15 unlocalized genomic scaffold, mTamTet1.pri SUPER_15_unloc_4, whole genome shotgun sequence, the proteins below share one genomic window:
- the LOC143672798 gene encoding olfactory receptor 5J3-like → MAHWNHTTVKEFLLIGLTENPNLQIPLFLLFSLIYFVTLVGNWGMIILIWLSSQLHTPMYFFLSNLSFCDICSSTVFAPKMLVNFLSEHKSSIFLGCVLQSFFFAVFVTTECILLSVMAYDRYVAIANPLLYTVNMTQRVCVQLVLTSYLGGLINSITHTVGLLKLDFCGPNIVNHYFCDVPPLLSLSCSDPHINEMLLLIFSGVIAVFTFIIIMVSYICVIIAIQRIRSAEGRRKAISTCASHLTAVTLLYGSVSFSYIQPSSQYSLEQEKVSAVFYTLVIPMLNPLIYSLRNKDVKDAAKRTIWWKKTHA, encoded by the coding sequence ATGGCACACTGGAATCATACAACTGTGAAGGAATTCCTTCTGATAGGTTTAACTGAAAATCCTAATTTGCAGATCcctctctttttgctttttagtcttatttattttgttacactgGTTGGTAACTGGGGGATGATCATCTTAATCTGGTTAAGCTCCCAACTTCATACTCCAATGTACTTCTTCCTTAGCAACCTCTCTTTTTGTGACATTTGCTCTTCCACTGTATTTGCTCCTAAGATGTTGGTAAATTTTCTGTCAGAGCATAAATCTAGTATATTTTTGGGCTGTGTTCTCCAGAGTTTCTTTTTTGCAGTGTTTGTAACCACAGAGTGCATCCTCCTGTCTGTGATGgcttatgaccgctatgtggcaaTTGCTAATCCTTTGTTGTACACAGTGAATATGACCCAAAGGGTTTGTGTTCAGTTGGTCCTTACCTCATACTTGGGTGGGCTTATTAATTCCATTACACACACTGTTGGCTTGCTCAAACTAGACTTTTGTGGTCCTAATATTGTGAATCATTATTTCTGTGACGTTCCTCCTCTTCTGAGTCTATCTTGCTCTGATCCTCACATCAATGAGATGCTGCTTTTGATCTTCTCTGGAGTCATTGCAGTGTTCACTTTCATTATCATCATGGTCTCTTATATCTGTGTAATCATTGCTATTCAAAGAATCCGCTCAGCTGAGGGGAGGCGCAAAGCCATCTCCACCTGTGCTTCCCACCTGACTGCTGTGACATTACTCTATGGGTCTGTGTCTTTTAGTTACATCCAGCCAAGCTCTCAATATTCTCTGGAGCAGGAGAAGGTCTCTGCTGTGTTCTATACATTGGTGATCCCCATGCTAAATCCGCTGATTTATAGCCTGAGGAATAAAGATGTGAAAGATGCAGCAAAAAGGACAATATGGTGGAAGAAAACACATGCTTGA